The following proteins come from a genomic window of Candidatus Bipolaricaulis sibiricus:
- a CDS encoding 3-methyl-2-oxobutanoate hydroxymethyltransferase, protein MDEKRTKLTIPDLLTMVERGEKITFLTAYDYPTALLEDRAGMDMILVGDSGAMCLLGHKTTLPATMDFMITITAAVSRAATRAFVVGDMPYMSYQPSNEIAIRNAGRFISEGGADAVKLEGGARMAERVQAIVKAGIPVMGHIGLTPQAASAIGGLKSQGRSAATAKALIEDAKCLEEAGAFSILLEAIPAKVAEVITGRAKVPILSIGSGPACHGQLLIVHDILGLFEAFTPKFVKKYADVAAVMLGAFQAYIKDVKDGTFPGREHTYTIPKEEWEALRGSLGE, encoded by the coding sequence ATGGACGAGAAGCGGACCAAGCTGACGATTCCCGATCTTCTGACGATGGTGGAGCGGGGGGAGAAGATCACGTTCCTCACCGCCTACGACTACCCGACGGCCCTGCTCGAGGACCGGGCGGGGATGGACATGATCCTCGTCGGCGACTCCGGGGCGATGTGCCTCCTCGGGCACAAGACGACGCTCCCGGCGACGATGGATTTCATGATCACGATCACCGCCGCTGTGAGCCGGGCTGCCACACGGGCGTTCGTCGTGGGCGACATGCCGTACATGTCCTACCAGCCGTCGAACGAGATCGCGATCCGCAACGCGGGCCGGTTCATCTCCGAGGGCGGGGCCGACGCGGTCAAGCTCGAGGGCGGGGCGCGGATGGCGGAGCGGGTGCAGGCGATCGTGAAGGCGGGGATTCCCGTGATGGGCCACATCGGCCTCACGCCGCAGGCCGCGAGCGCGATCGGCGGGCTCAAATCCCAGGGCCGGAGCGCCGCCACGGCCAAGGCCCTCATCGAGGACGCGAAGTGCCTGGAGGAGGCCGGTGCGTTCTCGATCCTCTTGGAGGCGATCCCGGCCAAGGTGGCGGAGGTCATCACCGGGCGGGCGAAGGTGCCGATCCTCTCCATCGGCTCTGGGCCGGCGTGCCACGGGCAGCTCTTGATCGTGCACGACATCCTGGGGCTGTTCGAGGCGTTCACCCCCAAGTTCGTGAAGAAGTACGCCGACGTGGCGGCGGTGATGCTCGGGGCGTTCCAGGCCTACATCAAGGACGTGAAGGACGGCACCTTCCCCGGCCGCGAGCACACCTACACGATCCCCAAGGAGGAGTGGGAAGCCCTGCGCGGTAGCCTGGGAGAGTGA
- a CDS encoding A/G-specific adenine glycosylase — protein sequence MPDLDDLEALSTFRRDLATWFRQHRRDLSWRRVRDPYAILVSEILLQQTRVEQARGYYARFTAAFPDLATLARAAEEDVLHVWAGAGYYRRARNLHRLAHAVAETGLPTTAAELEKLPGIGPYTAAAVASIAYGEPVAAVDGNVRRVLARLFAVEVPNARWLRETAERLLDCADPGAWNQAVMELGSLVCTPKNPACAACPVVRFCRGNGDPRRYPAPRVRPQRAVSAAALVLKGAGGYVLERRDGRALGGLWGFPLEEGRGALEVLLSRYGVTDARPLGTVEHAFTHKRLTIRVYEAPWSGPAEDPRARPLSVLDRKILSLASVSPAT from the coding sequence ATGCCCGATCTTGATGACCTTGAAGCGCTGAGCACCTTCCGCCGCGACCTGGCGACCTGGTTCCGCCAACACCGCCGTGACCTCAGCTGGCGCCGCGTTCGTGATCCCTACGCGATCCTCGTCTCGGAGATCCTTCTCCAGCAGACACGGGTGGAGCAGGCACGGGGGTACTACGCCCGGTTCACGGCAGCGTTTCCCGATCTCGCCACCCTCGCACGGGCCGCGGAGGAGGACGTGCTGCACGTGTGGGCGGGGGCGGGGTACTACCGCCGGGCGCGGAACCTCCACCGGCTGGCCCACGCTGTGGCCGAGACGGGTCTCCCCACGACGGCGGCGGAGCTGGAGAAGCTCCCGGGGATCGGGCCCTACACCGCGGCGGCGGTGGCCTCGATCGCGTACGGGGAGCCGGTGGCGGCGGTGGACGGGAACGTGCGGCGGGTCCTCGCCCGCCTGTTCGCGGTCGAGGTGCCGAACGCTCGGTGGTTGCGGGAGACCGCGGAGCGGCTGCTCGACTGTGCCGACCCGGGGGCGTGGAACCAGGCGGTGATGGAGCTGGGGTCGCTCGTGTGCACGCCGAAGAACCCTGCCTGTGCGGCCTGCCCGGTGGTGCGGTTCTGCCGGGGCAACGGCGACCCCAGACGCTACCCCGCCCCGCGGGTAAGGCCGCAGAGGGCGGTGTCGGCCGCTGCACTCGTCCTGAAGGGTGCCGGCGGGTATGTCTTGGAGAGGCGCGACGGAAGGGCCCTGGGCGGGCTGTGGGGGTTCCCGCTGGAGGAAGGCCGGGGCGCGTTGGAGGTCTTGCTCTCCCGGTACGGGGTCACGGATGCCCGGCCGTTGGGCACGGTCGAGCACGCGTTCACGCACAAGCGGCTCACGATCCGAGTGTACGAGGCCCCCTGGTCGGGTCCCGCCGAGGATCCGCGTGCGCGGCCCCTGTCCGTCCTCGACCGGAAGATCCTCTCGTTGGCCAGCGTCTCGCCCGCAACCTGA
- a CDS encoding Molybdopterin-guanine dinucleotide biosynthesis protein MobB → MKVVAVIGHKGSGKTTFLRKLIPVLIARGYRVGTAKHVGPEVEPDTPGKDTQLHREAGAERVLLYSDLHGALFWDHDRVSVDEYITRFMTDLDLVLLEGFKGSDYPKIEVFRAGEPLAGRIPVLAVVTDRTVRVPDDVEVLPLDPEAVADFLEVEIFSP, encoded by the coding sequence ATGAAGGTGGTTGCGGTCATCGGGCACAAGGGGTCGGGGAAGACGACGTTCCTCCGGAAGCTCATCCCGGTCCTCATCGCGCGCGGCTACCGCGTGGGCACGGCCAAGCACGTCGGCCCGGAGGTGGAGCCGGACACCCCGGGGAAGGACACCCAGCTCCACCGCGAGGCGGGAGCGGAGCGTGTGCTCCTCTACTCCGACCTTCATGGCGCCCTGTTCTGGGATCATGACAGGGTCTCCGTGGACGAGTACATCACGCGGTTCATGACCGACCTCGACCTCGTCCTCCTTGAGGGGTTCAAGGGCTCGGACTACCCGAAGATCGAGGTCTTCCGTGCTGGTGAGCCGTTGGCGGGTCGAATCCCTGTCCTGGCCGTGGTCACGGACCGCACGGTGCGCGTTCCCGACGACGTGGAGGTCCTGCCGCTCGACCCGGAGGCGGTGGCGGACTTCCTCGAGGTCGAGATCTTCTCCCCGTGA